One Brachyspira pilosicoli P43/6/78 genomic window carries:
- a CDS encoding YbaN family protein, with protein MKTLLIVLGFICVAIGAVGIVVPILPTTPFLLLASFFFAKGSKKFHDWFMSTKLYKKHLESFVNSRAMTLKSKLTILLPVSCMLIATFIFVNNLHARILLVVLFISKYLYFFTQIKTIKE; from the coding sequence ATGAAAACATTATTAATAGTTTTAGGATTTATATGTGTGGCTATAGGAGCTGTCGGAATAGTTGTGCCTATACTTCCTACAACTCCTTTTTTGCTATTAGCATCATTCTTTTTTGCTAAAGGCTCTAAAAAGTTTCATGATTGGTTTATGTCTACAAAATTGTATAAAAAACATTTAGAGAGTTTTGTTAATTCTAGAGCTATGACTTTAAAATCTAAATTAACAATACTTCTTCCTGTTAGCTGTATGCTTATAGCTACTTTTATATTTGTTAATAATTTGCATGCAAGGATTTTGTTAGTTGTATTATTTATTAGTAAATATTTATACTTCTTCACGCAAATAAAAACAATAAAAGAATAA